A region of the Chrysiogenia bacterium genome:
TAAGGTTCTCTTTGTTGATGTGATTGCGCAGGCTCGTGACAAGAGTCTGCGCCACGGAGTTGATGTTCCGCTGGAATGCGGAGAAGTCATCGGGAGATAAGTTGCCCGCTAGTTCCAGGAGGCGATGCTTGCCCGCGCGGAGTTCTTCGTGCTCGGCGCGCATGACATGCGGAGGACCGTAGACCCCGCGCGCCTCGAGGCGCTGGAAGAGCACCTCTTCTTCTCGCTGGTGGTGGGGTTCTGCCTCAATCAGGTGCTCGGCAACGCGATGGAGCCTGTCCGGCAGGTCTCCAGCTTTGTCAGGGGAAGTCGCTTTCTGGAGGGCCTCATTCAGGCTCTCAAGTTCGTCCAGAAAGCCCAGAATCACGTCGTGTTCGCGATACATGACCGCCAGCACATGATCCCCCTCGAGATCGCGGCGCAGCTTCTCACAGGCGGCACGCATTTCCGCCTCTGTGGCACCTCCGCACATTGCACACATAAGCCTGGACCCTCCCGGCGTCTCAACATTGAGATTACTTTAGACTGGGGCTGGTTAATGTCTTATGATCTGTATCAGGCGCGTTTCTTCCCCAGGATGAACCCGATGGAAACGTACAACCCCTCCGAGCATACAGAGTTCCTCTCTGGCGCCCCTTTGTTTGAAGACGTTGACCCCCGACTCATTCAAGAAGTCGCCGAAGGCTGCAGCTTTTCAGTTTTTGAACGTGGCGAACGGATTTTCTCC
Encoded here:
- a CDS encoding hemerythrin domain-containing protein, which gives rise to MRAACEKLRRDLEGDHVLAVMYREHDVILGFLDELESLNEALQKATSPDKAGDLPDRLHRVAEHLIEAEPHHQREEEVLFQRLEARGVYGPPHVMRAEHEELRAGKHRLLELAGNLSPDDFSAFQRNINSVAQTLVTSLRNHINKENLILYPMAVRTISEKDKWNEMKVEAEKIGDCAFTPPA